A single region of the Herpetosiphon gulosus genome encodes:
- a CDS encoding H-type lectin domain-containing protein: protein MAYNHQDKQSGQLIRAADWNEMSREVARLDEAKVNRTGGDGIQGPLKVTAGADATQASLRVSATTNGPKAPLAEFRHSNQTQGVSIGYASILATGSNPNQPLAIAARGTDPLTLNAESGGNVGIGTTNPQNKLQVEGNLHLNGNALYLRKGAADQFHLLRWQETTDRVEIGGFQGVTLGHTKDGANVIKPVLQVRGDQQVEVSGSLTVQLDASTRNVPILQIRRSTAAREDGKFVFLELFQEYAAALGEVYPSIRFHHGNRYWRRIEGRSDGFHFKDGDINNDNLVGLVASSLRFGDGTTQSTAVRVQGGYVDIGAFRGNNQVSQVRRAISYAGFTEAPSVIVSIVAIDSERGNNLRFHGFAESVTRTGCTIVAQTWADTIIYGSWVSWIAIGR, encoded by the coding sequence ATGGCCTATAATCATCAAGATAAACAAAGTGGGCAGCTTATTCGTGCCGCTGACTGGAACGAAATGAGCCGCGAAGTTGCGCGTTTGGATGAGGCGAAAGTTAATCGAACTGGCGGTGATGGTATCCAAGGGCCGCTCAAAGTGACCGCTGGAGCCGATGCAACCCAAGCTTCGCTCAGAGTTTCGGCCACCACCAATGGCCCGAAGGCTCCATTGGCTGAATTTCGCCATAGCAACCAAACCCAAGGCGTGAGCATTGGCTACGCCAGCATTTTGGCCACTGGTTCGAACCCCAATCAGCCGCTGGCGATTGCCGCGCGTGGTACCGACCCACTAACTTTGAATGCAGAAAGTGGCGGTAATGTTGGGATTGGCACGACCAACCCGCAGAATAAACTACAAGTTGAAGGCAATCTGCACTTGAATGGCAATGCCTTGTATCTGCGTAAAGGCGCAGCAGATCAATTTCATCTGCTACGTTGGCAAGAAACCACTGATCGAGTCGAGATTGGTGGTTTTCAAGGGGTGACCCTTGGCCATACCAAAGATGGCGCAAATGTGATCAAACCAGTTTTACAGGTTCGGGGTGATCAGCAGGTTGAGGTCAGTGGCAGTCTAACCGTTCAACTTGATGCATCAACGCGGAATGTGCCAATTTTACAAATTCGCCGTTCAACTGCCGCTCGTGAAGATGGTAAATTTGTCTTCTTAGAATTGTTTCAAGAATATGCGGCGGCGCTAGGCGAGGTGTATCCGAGTATTCGCTTTCATCATGGTAATCGCTATTGGCGACGGATTGAGGGCCGTAGTGATGGTTTCCATTTCAAAGATGGCGACATTAACAATGATAATTTAGTCGGACTTGTGGCTAGTAGCCTGCGGTTTGGTGATGGCACGACCCAAAGCACGGCGGTACGGGTCCAAGGGGGCTATGTTGATATTGGCGCTTTTCGCGGTAATAATCAAGTGAGCCAAGTACGTCGAGCAATTAGTTATGCTGGATTTACTGAAGCTCCTTCGGTTATTGTAAGCATTGTGGCGATTGATTCAGAGCGTGGCAATAACTTACGTTTTCATGGCTTTGCTGAGTCGGTGACCCGTACAGGTTGTACCATTGTCGCCCAGACTTGGGCCGATACGATTATCTATGGTTCGTGGGTTTCTTGGATTGCGATTGGGCGTTAG